The following is a genomic window from Oncorhynchus kisutch isolate 150728-3 linkage group LG6, Okis_V2, whole genome shotgun sequence.
GAGGGATGGAATAATTCAGTTTAAATACCAAAATTTGGTATTCCACAACAACCTATGTACACTACAGAGCTCTCAACTATGTTTTTGcaactgtgtgtgtctgcatgtgtttgtgtgttgaagGTGAGAGTTTTAGCATGCCCCGAggttccttctctctttctgcctcactATACTGACACAGAGTCAGCCTTCGTCCCTCCCCACTGCTCCTACCACAGCCTGGGACACTGTCTGCGCACCAACATCTTTCCAGGTCAGTGTTGCACCAGGTCACTGTTGGGCATCCCTGATTCAGTATGATACCAAAGTGAATTATCTGTGACAGAATTATCTGTGACATATACAGTCAAGGATTACTGTTCCTCTGTCTAATGCTCATGTTCTTTTCTTTTCCTGTCCATGTTTCTATTCTATTCTTCCCAGGAGCTCCTCTGGTGTGGAAGTCCCTGGTAAAAGACTCATACATCGTTCACCCCTTGCCTGCCCCTCCTACAGACCCCCAGTGTTGGTACGGCCGCAGGACTGATGACATGGGTGGGTGACCTGCTGCTAATGCCACTTATTGCTATAtcaactattactaccactactactaccgctcCTAGTAGTACTATGAATACAAATAGTGCTAGATTATTCATAAAATGCTTTGATAATAAGTTAGATAATAGCTAGATAAAAAGCTAATAAGCTAAAAATAAACACCACTTATTTGATTACTACTACCAATGATATGACGACCTATCCTTGCTACATCTACTTATACTCAAACTCTCTTTTCATTCTCCTTCCTTTTATTTGTTCTTTCATAGTGAGATGGACAGAAAGAAACATTGTGAATCAGAAGTTGAACAAGACGCTAAAGGAAATGGAGAACAAAGGGTCTAAATGAGGCCATGATGCAGTGGCCATTTCACACCCTCACCGCAGCCCCCTATGCACCTTCCACATAATTTACACCTCTTTTTACACATATATCTACATGCAAGCCCTTACAAACCCTTTCTGGTACACTAGGTcatgtacacatgcacacacttgcacatgcacacacacacaaccattgcCACAAACTCTCAAAACGTAAAAAAACCAACCCATGCTAAAACAACTTTGTATGTAGACACAAGTTCATGATCTCTCTTTTGCCGCAATAAAAGCAGAACAGCATCCTTCACCTTCACCTGATGTTCTGTGTATTGTAGGGCTCATTTACTTCTGAGGGGATGTATTAATAGCTGTCATCAAAAAATCTACTCATAGTACTGAAACTCACTGAAAGTGATTATATTGTTAAACCAGTAATCTAATCCAGTTTCTATCGATATTCAGATGAAACGGTAAAATGTAAATTCAGTTTTACCAACAGAAGAAGATGACATAAACCACAATTAGGTGGTTACCACATCAACCAATGTTATTTTTAGGTTGGAAAGTTGTAGTAGCTGCTTTGAAGTATTTTTCAAGTACTTTTTGAAGTAATATTGAAGAAAATGTTTACTTAATCTGTGCACAAGTCTaaaatgtacatgtaagtagCTGTAATCCCCCTGACCTTATTATCAATGAAGTTGCTGAAATGACAAGAATAAGAACTGATGGAATGAATGAAACAGAAAAGAATGAAAATGCTCAAAGGATGAACGGTTGGAGGGGATTTTTGTGTCGGATGTCTTTTTACCATGAAGAAGTAGCAGACTAATGCAAAGTGGCAGCATCACTGACGTGGTTTCAACGAAAAACCACAGAAACTGTCTTTGTCACAACCTCATCTCTATCTTTGTTGTCGTGTTCGGTCTAGAGGCTATAGAGACTATCCATACTGGGGCTTTAGAGGATAAAAGGTGTTTTTTGAAGTTATACTGATTCACTTTACTCACCCAACAATAAGACATAAACTGTCATACTGAGCCGAGTTGAAGGAATACTGAGATGTTGTTAATAATTCATCTCAAAAGATCATGTTCCCCTTTCTCCTGCTGACATTTAGTGGGGGGTTTTGTGCGTCATGTTACTCTTACATATTTCTTGACTGTGGTGTCAAATTAGGGAAATTCCAAattcatggccattaatatggaattggtcccccctttgctgctataacagccactCTTCTGCGAAGgattttcactagatgttggaacattgctgcagggtcTTTCTTTCATTCAGCCTCAAGAGCATTCGTGAGgtagggcactgatgttgggtaattaggcctggctcgcagtcggtgttccaattcctcccaaaggtgt
Proteins encoded in this region:
- the cimip4 gene encoding testis-expressed protein 33; this encodes MTSTGQPETIVGDMPQVRVLACPEVPSLFLPHYTDTESAFVPPHCSYHSLGHCLRTNIFPGAPLVWKSLVKDSYIVHPLPAPPTDPQCWYGRRTDDMVRWTERNIVNQKLNKTLKEMENKGSK